A genomic segment from Brevundimonas mediterranea encodes:
- a CDS encoding threonine ammonia-lyase, which produces MTTHLPSFEGVLDAARQIDGVAVRTPLIESLALNAVVGGRVLMKAENLQRAGAFKFRGAYNRISRLNAEQKARGVVAFSSGNHAQGVAAAAALVGTSAIIVMPSDSPRVKVEGVIGFGGEVRLYDRWTESREAIGAAIAAERGSVLVPPFDDPFIIEGQGTVALEMLDQADAPMDQLLCGASGGGLMAGINLVMAERSPQTKVIVVEPEAYDDTARSLAAGERVGHPQGPPSICDALMSPMPGVLTWPINRRLAGALTVSDAEVAEAVRFAFRHLKLVVEPGGAVSLAALLSGKSETKGRTTGIVLSGGNVDAVLYGEILEGRFEG; this is translated from the coding sequence ATGACGACGCACCTGCCCAGCTTTGAAGGCGTCCTTGACGCCGCCCGCCAGATCGACGGCGTCGCTGTCCGCACGCCGTTGATCGAAAGTCTCGCCCTGAACGCCGTGGTCGGCGGGCGGGTGCTGATGAAGGCCGAGAACCTGCAGCGGGCAGGGGCGTTCAAGTTTCGCGGGGCCTACAACCGCATCAGCCGACTGAACGCCGAGCAGAAGGCGCGCGGCGTCGTCGCCTTTTCTTCCGGCAATCACGCCCAGGGCGTGGCCGCCGCCGCCGCCTTGGTCGGGACGTCGGCGATCATCGTCATGCCGTCCGACTCGCCCCGGGTGAAGGTCGAGGGGGTGATCGGATTCGGCGGAGAGGTGCGGCTCTATGATCGCTGGACCGAGAGCCGAGAGGCCATCGGCGCCGCGATAGCAGCCGAGCGGGGGTCTGTTCTGGTCCCGCCGTTCGACGATCCCTTCATTATCGAGGGCCAGGGCACGGTGGCGCTGGAGATGTTGGACCAGGCGGATGCGCCGATGGACCAGCTTTTGTGCGGCGCCTCCGGCGGCGGGCTGATGGCCGGGATCAATCTGGTCATGGCTGAACGCAGTCCGCAGACGAAGGTGATCGTGGTGGAGCCCGAGGCCTATGACGACACCGCGCGGTCTCTGGCGGCGGGGGAGCGGGTTGGTCATCCGCAGGGCCCGCCGTCCATTTGCGACGCCCTGATGTCCCCGATGCCGGGCGTACTGACCTGGCCGATCAATCGGCGGCTGGCGGGTGCGCTCACGGTGTCGGATGCGGAGGTGGCCGAGGCGGTGCGGTTCGCCTTCCGTCACCTGAAGCTGGTCGTCGAGCCCGGCGGAGCGGTCTCCCTGGCCGCCCTGCTCTCCGGCAAGTCCGAGACGAAAGGACGAACCACAGGCATCGTCCTGTCCGGGGGCAATGTTGACGCAGTGCTTTATGGCGAGATCTTGGAAGGCCGTTTCGAGGGGTAG
- the glpK gene encoding glycerol kinase GlpK: MERNRLSLILAIDQGTTSTRAIAFEVRDGGLRPVAVSQIELAQHFPQSGWVEHDASEIWSAVLQTCREVVQKAGGVDRFAAVGLTNQRETAVMWDAGTGAPLHRAIVWQDRRTAPVTARLTAEGHEPAVQAATGLILDPYFSATKFAWLLDAVPGARDRAIRGEVKLGTIDAWLIWKLTGGRIHATDASNAARTALMDLKTVEWRDDLCALFAVPRAALPPIVPCAGVIGETEPGLFGRALPLAGSAGDQQAALVGHGALHPGDAKITYGTGAFLVANVGPEPVASTRRLLGTLGYQAAGQTAYALEGSIFSAGSAIQWLRDGVKLISESRQSEAMAQGLADNGGVYMVPGFTGLGAPWWEPEARGAVVGLTRDSGPAHFVRAALEALAYQTRDLLDALAQDGAPPLKTLKVDGGVTANSFAMQFVADICEVEVERPAFQEMTALGAARLAALGVGLLPDLKARTTEAPARWTPRMKPAERDRLLSGWRRAVKAAIIAAPDRA; encoded by the coding sequence ATGGAGAGAAACCGCTTGAGCCTGATCCTCGCCATCGACCAGGGCACGACCTCGACCCGCGCCATCGCCTTCGAAGTCCGCGACGGGGGCCTGCGCCCCGTGGCTGTCAGCCAGATCGAACTGGCCCAGCATTTCCCACAGTCCGGATGGGTCGAGCATGATGCGTCCGAGATCTGGTCCGCCGTGCTCCAGACCTGTCGCGAAGTGGTGCAGAAGGCGGGCGGCGTCGATCGATTCGCCGCCGTGGGCCTCACCAACCAGCGCGAGACGGCCGTGATGTGGGACGCAGGGACCGGCGCGCCCCTGCACCGCGCCATCGTCTGGCAGGACCGGCGCACCGCCCCCGTCACTGCGCGACTGACCGCAGAAGGCCACGAGCCCGCCGTCCAGGCTGCGACCGGCCTGATCCTGGATCCCTATTTCTCGGCGACGAAGTTCGCCTGGCTGCTGGACGCCGTGCCGGGGGCGCGCGACCGGGCGATCCGGGGCGAGGTCAAGCTGGGCACGATCGACGCCTGGTTGATCTGGAAACTGACGGGCGGCCGGATCCACGCCACCGACGCCTCCAACGCCGCCCGCACCGCCCTGATGGACCTGAAGACGGTCGAATGGCGCGACGATCTGTGCGCCCTGTTCGCCGTGCCCCGCGCCGCCCTGCCCCCAATTGTTCCTTGCGCAGGGGTGATTGGTGAGACGGAGCCCGGCCTGTTCGGCCGCGCTCTGCCCCTGGCCGGATCCGCAGGAGACCAGCAGGCGGCCCTGGTCGGGCACGGAGCCCTGCACCCCGGCGACGCCAAGATCACCTATGGCACTGGGGCCTTCCTGGTCGCCAATGTCGGGCCGGAACCCGTCGCCTCGACCCGTCGTCTGCTGGGCACGCTGGGCTATCAGGCCGCAGGCCAGACCGCCTATGCGCTGGAGGGTTCGATCTTTTCGGCCGGCTCGGCGATCCAGTGGCTGCGCGACGGGGTGAAGCTGATCTCGGAATCCCGCCAATCCGAGGCCATGGCGCAGGGCCTGGCCGATAACGGCGGCGTCTATATGGTGCCCGGTTTCACCGGCCTGGGCGCGCCCTGGTGGGAGCCCGAGGCGCGCGGCGCCGTGGTAGGGCTGACGCGGGATTCCGGCCCGGCCCATTTCGTCCGCGCGGCGCTGGAGGCCCTGGCCTATCAGACACGCGACCTGCTGGACGCCCTGGCCCAGGACGGCGCCCCGCCGCTGAAGACGCTGAAGGTCGACGGCGGCGTCACCGCCAACAGTTTCGCCATGCAGTTCGTCGCCGACATCTGCGAAGTCGAGGTCGAACGACCGGCCTTCCAGGAAATGACCGCCCTGGGCGCCGCCCGCCTCGCCGCCCTCGGCGTCGGACTTCTGCCCGATCTGAAGGCCCGCACGACCGAGGCCCCGGCCCGCTGGACGCCCCGCATGAAACCGGCGGAGCGCGACCGCCTGCTTTCCGGCTGGCGCCGCGCCGTAAAGGCCGCCATCATCGCCGCGCCGGACCGCGCATAA
- a CDS encoding phosphotransferase family protein, which produces MTDATIDAQTAFSGTREVDPRYRLDEEALDAWMAVHVAGYFGPLTMRQFKGGQSNPTYELTTPGAAYVLRRKPPGVLLPSAHAVDREFQVISALAAQGFPVARPHALCMDETVIGSIFYVMDKVEGRIFWDLKLPGLTPAERRAVYEAQTDALARLHAFDPDAIGLSDYGKAGNYFARQVGRWTKQYRASEIEPIPSMDRLIAFLPDSLPPEGPSRIVHGDFRLDNLILAPDAAEVRAVLDWELSTLGDPMADFSYLLIAWAIPASLRNGLAGADLEALGIPSVEETVERYAVATGMRPANLDWLYAYNLFRLAAICQGIAGRVRDGTAASAHARTMAAQVGPLSDAAWGFAKKAGA; this is translated from the coding sequence ATGACCGACGCTACAATCGACGCCCAGACGGCTTTTTCCGGCACACGTGAGGTCGATCCCCGCTATCGGCTTGACGAGGAGGCTCTGGACGCCTGGATGGCCGTCCATGTCGCTGGCTACTTCGGTCCGCTGACGATGCGCCAGTTCAAGGGCGGCCAGTCGAACCCGACCTATGAGCTGACCACGCCCGGCGCCGCCTATGTGTTGCGCCGCAAGCCGCCCGGCGTCCTGCTGCCCAGCGCCCATGCGGTGGACCGCGAATTCCAGGTCATCTCAGCCCTCGCCGCCCAGGGATTTCCAGTCGCCCGGCCGCACGCCCTGTGCATGGACGAGACCGTCATCGGCTCGATCTTCTATGTGATGGACAAGGTCGAGGGGCGGATATTCTGGGACCTGAAGCTGCCCGGCCTGACGCCGGCGGAACGTCGCGCCGTCTATGAGGCCCAGACGGACGCCCTGGCCCGGCTGCACGCTTTCGATCCCGACGCCATCGGCCTGTCGGACTATGGCAAGGCCGGCAACTATTTCGCCCGCCAGGTCGGCCGCTGGACCAAACAGTATCGCGCTTCCGAGATCGAGCCGATCCCGTCCATGGATCGGCTGATCGCCTTCCTGCCGGACAGTCTGCCGCCCGAGGGGCCCAGCCGCATCGTCCACGGCGACTTCAGGCTGGACAATCTGATCCTGGCGCCGGATGCGGCCGAGGTTCGGGCCGTGCTGGACTGGGAGCTGTCGACCCTGGGCGATCCAATGGCCGACTTCTCCTATCTGCTGATCGCCTGGGCCATTCCGGCGTCCCTGCGCAATGGCCTGGCCGGCGCCGACCTGGAGGCTCTGGGGATTCCCTCCGTCGAGGAAACAGTCGAACGCTATGCGGTGGCGACCGGGATGCGGCCCGCCAATCTGGACTGGCTGTACGCCTATAATCTGTTCCGGCTGGCGGCCATCTGCCAGGGCATCGCCGGTCGCGTCCGCGACGGCACAGCGGCCAGCGCCCACGCCCGCACCATGGCCGCCCAGGTCGGGCCGCTCAGTGACGCGGCCTGGGGCTTTGCGAAGAAGGCGGGTGCCTAG
- a CDS encoding DUF1223 domain-containing protein yields the protein MRNRVWIIAATVMTGVLLSVGSVAQPVGARGKPVRAAATAGSPVVVELFTAQGCGGCVEANAVVERAAGEPGVIALTYGVDYWDYLGWTDTFARPEFVQRQRAYRAALRQRGVSTPQVVIDGRRQVSGARGLELEHAIVEEASRRIWPPEIEFRETGDQVGIGSGRPPSGGAEVLAVTYTPGPQMVEVSRGENRGQTVRHVNVVRDIVNLGDWRGRPILFDLPQTHGGDAVVVMIQGKTDRRILGAAVRN from the coding sequence ATGAGAAACAGGGTCTGGATCATCGCAGCGACGGTCATGACGGGCGTTCTGTTGTCCGTCGGGTCAGTCGCCCAGCCTGTCGGGGCGCGGGGCAAGCCCGTGCGCGCGGCCGCCACGGCCGGCTCGCCGGTGGTGGTCGAACTGTTCACCGCCCAGGGCTGCGGCGGCTGTGTCGAGGCGAATGCGGTGGTCGAGCGGGCGGCGGGCGAGCCGGGGGTCATCGCCCTGACCTATGGCGTCGACTACTGGGACTATCTGGGTTGGACCGACACCTTCGCCCGGCCCGAGTTCGTGCAGCGCCAGCGCGCCTATCGCGCCGCTTTGCGCCAACGCGGCGTGTCCACGCCCCAGGTGGTGATCGACGGCCGCCGCCAGGTTTCCGGCGCGCGTGGACTGGAGCTGGAACACGCCATCGTGGAGGAGGCGAGCCGCCGTATCTGGCCGCCCGAGATCGAGTTCCGCGAGACCGGCGATCAGGTCGGGATCGGTTCGGGCCGCCCGCCGTCGGGCGGCGCGGAGGTGCTGGCCGTCACCTATACGCCCGGCCCCCAAATGGTCGAGGTCAGCCGTGGCGAGAACCGGGGGCAGACCGTACGTCACGTCAATGTGGTGCGGGATATCGTGAATCTCGGCGATTGGCGCGGCCGCCCCATCCTGTTTGATCTGCCCCAGACGCATGGCGGAGACGCCGTGGTGGTGATGATCCAGGGCAAGACGGATCGCCGCATCCTGGGCGCCGCCGTCAGAAATTGA
- a CDS encoding prolyl oligopeptidase family serine peptidase, protein MRHLILSAAIPALLLGACASNRNMEEYFSPMTVASETSPPHFPRDLTPAGVAAADDHLALEQVDGAEAMAFVAEENRKSLAVLTGDPRYETFRAEAQAILTATDRIPGPSFLGDGIGNFWQDAANPKGVWRRTTLDSYRTATPQWETLLDIDALSKAEGKDWVFKGADCLAPDETRCLINLSDGGKDAVVVREFDLTTKQFVDGGFNLSEGKHRIEWLDRDTLLVATDFGSGTMTESGYPFIVKTLKRGQTLAQAVEVYRGEQGDGGYGVSPAVYRDKDGKVTAVIITRPLDTFRSETWQLVGERTYKLRIPERVSIYGMLDGMLVFTPEEVFGRDLLGYGGGPAGALMAMPLDSLHDRPDGSWAGPSHQAAQVFVPTPRQAIADVRVLSDRIVVAINDNVSGRLSIFTPQGEFPWHERSVAVPENLAVGLGDSSKSRGEVFVSTQGFLVPPTLSLADADAATLTPLKSAPAKFDASTHVTEQYEATSTDGTRIPYFITRPRDMKLDGSNPTIMLGYGGFQVSLNPAYKPEMGKLWLERGGVFVQANIRGGGEFGPDWHQAALDGNRQRAFDDFAAVARDLEQRGVTSPRRLGIYGRSNGGVLTSVSITQHPELFNAAVIESPLVDMLRYHELPAGASWIGEYGDPRIPEEAEWIARYSAYQQLRPDVTYPRVYLTTNTRDDRVHPGHARKFAARLGDQGHDHLYYEDTAGGHSNDADPVANARRWARHYVYLSQQLMD, encoded by the coding sequence ATGCGTCACCTGATCCTGTCCGCCGCCATTCCGGCGCTTCTGCTCGGCGCCTGCGCGAGCAATCGGAACATGGAAGAGTATTTCTCCCCCATGACCGTCGCTTCGGAGACTTCCCCGCCCCACTTCCCCCGCGACCTGACCCCGGCCGGTGTGGCGGCCGCCGACGACCATCTGGCGCTGGAGCAGGTGGACGGGGCCGAGGCCATGGCCTTCGTCGCCGAGGAGAACCGCAAGTCGCTGGCCGTCCTGACCGGCGATCCCCGCTACGAGACCTTCCGCGCCGAGGCCCAGGCCATCCTGACCGCCACCGACCGCATCCCCGGCCCGTCCTTCCTCGGCGACGGGATCGGCAATTTCTGGCAGGACGCGGCCAATCCCAAGGGCGTCTGGCGGCGCACGACGCTGGACAGCTACCGCACCGCCACCCCGCAGTGGGAGACACTGCTGGACATCGACGCCCTGTCCAAGGCCGAGGGCAAGGACTGGGTGTTCAAGGGCGCCGACTGTCTGGCGCCCGACGAGACCCGTTGCCTGATCAACCTGTCCGACGGCGGCAAGGACGCGGTGGTGGTGCGCGAGTTCGACCTGACGACGAAACAGTTCGTGGACGGTGGTTTCAACCTGTCAGAGGGCAAGCACCGCATCGAATGGCTGGACCGCGACACGCTCCTGGTCGCCACCGACTTTGGCTCCGGAACAATGACCGAGTCCGGCTATCCCTTCATCGTCAAGACGTTGAAGCGCGGCCAGACCCTGGCCCAGGCGGTCGAGGTCTATCGCGGCGAACAGGGCGACGGCGGCTATGGCGTCAGCCCCGCCGTCTATCGCGACAAGGACGGCAAGGTCACAGCCGTCATAATCACCCGCCCGCTGGACACCTTCCGGTCGGAGACGTGGCAGTTGGTGGGGGAGCGAACCTACAAGCTCCGAATTCCCGAACGGGTAAGCATCTACGGCATGCTCGACGGCATGTTGGTCTTCACGCCCGAAGAGGTCTTTGGCCGGGATCTTCTCGGATATGGCGGCGGGCCTGCCGGAGCCCTGATGGCGATGCCATTGGACAGCTTACATGACCGGCCTGACGGTTCTTGGGCGGGACCGAGTCATCAGGCGGCACAGGTCTTCGTTCCAACCCCACGGCAAGCCATCGCCGATGTCAGGGTGCTTTCTGATCGGATCGTCGTCGCCATAAACGACAATGTCAGCGGTCGCCTCTCGATATTCACGCCTCAAGGCGAGTTCCCCTGGCACGAGCGGTCCGTCGCCGTGCCCGAAAACCTGGCCGTTGGATTAGGCGACTCGTCCAAGTCGCGGGGCGAGGTTTTCGTCTCGACCCAGGGCTTCCTCGTTCCGCCGACCCTCAGCCTTGCTGATGCGGATGCGGCGACCCTGACCCCGCTGAAGTCCGCTCCGGCCAAGTTCGACGCCTCGACCCATGTGACCGAACAGTACGAGGCCACCTCGACCGACGGGACCAGGATCCCCTATTTCATCACCCGGCCGCGCGACATGAAGCTGGACGGGTCGAACCCGACCATCATGCTGGGCTACGGCGGGTTCCAGGTCAGTCTGAACCCGGCCTACAAGCCCGAGATGGGCAAGCTGTGGCTGGAGCGGGGCGGGGTCTTCGTCCAGGCTAATATCCGTGGCGGCGGCGAGTTCGGTCCCGACTGGCACCAGGCGGCCCTGGACGGAAACCGCCAGCGCGCCTTCGACGACTTCGCCGCCGTGGCGCGTGATCTGGAACAGCGGGGCGTCACCAGCCCGCGCCGTCTGGGCATCTACGGCCGCTCGAACGGCGGGGTCCTGACCAGCGTGTCGATCACCCAGCATCCCGAACTGTTCAATGCGGCTGTGATTGAGAGCCCGCTGGTCGATATGCTGCGTTATCACGAGCTGCCGGCCGGCGCCTCGTGGATCGGCGAATACGGCGATCCGCGCATCCCCGAAGAAGCCGAGTGGATCGCCCGATATTCCGCCTATCAGCAGCTGCGGCCGGACGTGACCTATCCCCGCGTCTATCTGACCACCAACACCCGCGACGACCGGGTCCACCCGGGCCACGCGCGCAAGTTCGCCGCCCGTCTGGGCGACCAGGGCCATGACCATCTCTATTACGAGGATACGGCCGGTGGTCACTCCAACGACGCCGATCCGGTGGCCAACGCCCGTCGCTGGGCCCGTCACTATGTCTATCTGTCGCAACAACTGATGGATTGA
- a CDS encoding prolyl oligopeptidase family serine peptidase, translating to MIRSSAAVLAALLASTSLTSVSMAQTASSAPAFATSEASDPYVWLEDVEGARAMAWVKDHNTHSLGVLQGDPRYEPLHQQALAIVQARDRIPAPGFTHDGHIDNFWQDAQHVRGVWRRTTLDSYKTAEPQWETVLDIDALAEAESANWVYKGSTCLAPEERYCLISLSNGGKDAVTLREFDSVTRSFVEGGFVLPESKGGATWLNKDTLLISRDFGVGTLTNSGYPMIVKRMMRGQSLDQADVLFMGEPTDVSVSGYTLRDADGVLKATLINRSIDFYSSETYRVTDDGAVVKLALPAKSDITGLVAGQLVVSLKQDWTAPSGQDFKSGNLIAWPLDAWLEDQATPAVLVLRPTERQAVEGVNATRNTLVVALYDNVRGSVRIYRPGETEWTHTTLDLPQNVSVGVGSASETDDKVFVSVTGYLNPSSLWLADAATGAVDQVKSMPAKFDATGMTVDQHEARSADGTMIPYFVVHKADMPLDGSNPTLLYGYGGFESSLLPGYSATVGKLWLERGGVYVIANTRGGGEFGPRWHEAALQQNRQRAHEDFQAVALDLIARDITSQPKLGIMGGSQGGLFMGAMLTQRPDLINAAVIQVPLFDMLRFHKLLAGDSWKGEYGDPDIPEQRAWIQAYSPYQNLRAGQPYPEVFIHTSTKDDRVHPGHARKAAARLEELGYPVLFYENTDGGHAAGANLQETARRLALEYTYLSRRLMDTPAQE from the coding sequence ATGATCCGCTCATCCGCCGCCGTGCTCGCGGCCCTTCTCGCCTCCACCAGCCTGACGTCGGTATCCATGGCCCAGACCGCTTCCTCCGCTCCCGCCTTCGCAACCAGCGAGGCGAGCGACCCCTATGTCTGGCTCGAGGACGTCGAGGGCGCGCGGGCCATGGCCTGGGTCAAGGACCACAACACCCATTCGCTGGGCGTGCTGCAAGGCGACCCCCGCTATGAGCCCTTGCACCAGCAGGCGCTAGCCATCGTACAGGCGCGCGACCGGATCCCGGCTCCGGGCTTCACCCATGACGGTCATATCGACAATTTCTGGCAGGACGCCCAGCATGTGCGCGGCGTCTGGCGACGCACGACGCTGGACTCCTACAAGACCGCCGAGCCCCAGTGGGAGACGGTGCTGGACATCGACGCCCTGGCCGAGGCCGAGAGCGCCAACTGGGTCTACAAGGGTTCGACCTGCCTGGCGCCCGAAGAGCGCTACTGCCTGATCAGCCTGTCGAACGGCGGCAAGGACGCCGTGACCCTGCGCGAGTTCGACAGCGTGACGCGCAGCTTCGTCGAGGGGGGCTTCGTCCTGCCGGAATCCAAGGGCGGCGCGACCTGGCTGAACAAGGACACCCTGCTGATCTCGCGCGATTTCGGCGTCGGCACCCTGACCAACTCCGGCTATCCGATGATAGTGAAGCGGATGATGCGCGGTCAGTCGCTGGATCAGGCCGACGTCCTGTTCATGGGCGAGCCGACCGACGTCTCGGTGTCCGGCTATACGCTGCGGGACGCCGACGGGGTGCTGAAGGCGACCCTGATCAACCGTTCGATCGACTTCTATTCGTCCGAGACCTATCGCGTCACCGACGACGGGGCGGTGGTGAAACTGGCCCTGCCGGCCAAGTCGGACATCACCGGACTGGTCGCCGGTCAGCTGGTGGTGTCGCTGAAACAAGACTGGACCGCGCCATCGGGTCAGGACTTCAAGAGCGGCAACCTGATCGCCTGGCCGCTGGACGCCTGGCTGGAAGACCAGGCCACGCCCGCCGTCCTGGTGCTGCGCCCGACCGAGCGTCAGGCGGTCGAGGGGGTCAACGCCACGCGCAACACCCTGGTCGTCGCCCTGTATGACAATGTTCGCGGTTCGGTGCGGATCTACCGGCCCGGCGAGACGGAATGGACCCATACGACCCTGGACCTGCCGCAGAACGTCTCGGTCGGCGTCGGCTCGGCGTCGGAGACCGACGACAAGGTCTTCGTCAGCGTCACCGGCTATCTGAACCCGTCCAGCCTGTGGCTGGCCGATGCGGCGACCGGCGCGGTCGATCAGGTCAAGTCGATGCCGGCCAAGTTCGACGCGACCGGCATGACGGTGGACCAGCATGAGGCCCGCTCGGCCGACGGGACCATGATCCCCTATTTCGTGGTCCATAAGGCGGACATGCCGCTGGACGGCTCCAATCCGACGCTGCTGTACGGCTACGGCGGGTTCGAAAGCTCGCTGTTGCCCGGCTATTCGGCGACGGTCGGCAAGCTGTGGCTGGAGCGGGGCGGGGTCTATGTCATCGCCAATACGCGCGGCGGCGGCGAGTTCGGTCCGCGCTGGCACGAGGCGGCTTTGCAGCAGAACCGCCAACGGGCGCACGAGGACTTCCAGGCCGTGGCGCTCGACCTGATCGCCCGCGATATCACCAGCCAGCCGAAGCTAGGGATCATGGGGGGCTCTCAAGGCGGCCTGTTCATGGGGGCGATGCTGACCCAGCGGCCGGATCTGATCAACGCGGCGGTCATCCAGGTGCCCCTGTTCGACATGCTGCGCTTCCACAAGCTGCTGGCCGGCGACTCGTGGAAGGGCGAGTACGGCGATCCGGACATTCCGGAACAACGCGCCTGGATCCAGGCCTATTCGCCCTATCAGAACCTGCGGGCCGGCCAGCCCTATCCCGAAGTCTTCATCCACACCTCGACCAAGGACGACCGGGTCCATCCAGGCCACGCCCGCAAGGCGGCGGCGCGTCTGGAAGAGCTGGGCTATCCGGTGCTGTTCTATGAGAACACCGACGGCGGCCATGCGGCAGGGGCGAACCTGCAAGAGACGGCGCGGCGGTTGGCGTTGGAATACACCTATCTGTCGCGCCGACTGATGGACACGCCGGCGCAGGAGTAA
- a CDS encoding potassium channel family protein, giving the protein MSQSETDPKDGLRLRARLRYLYHGGQPAAVKFRLTVIVIDFAIIAFFLAAPILKNMGWAFYVLDYLIAALLAVDLAARAYAYSDIKDWLKRPIVWLDLFILATLLFPAWLFNLGFLRMLRLWTLLNSDFFWRTVGARFDDTRVEGIVRALSGLVTFVFVVTGFVYATFRGHDGISGYIDALYFTVATLTTTGFGDVTLPGPLGKLLSIAIMLVGITLFLRLAQALIKPHKVRFPCDRCGLQTHDPDAVHCKACGNLICIPDEG; this is encoded by the coding sequence GTGTCCCAGAGCGAAACCGACCCCAAGGACGGCCTGAGGCTGCGCGCGCGGCTGCGATACCTGTATCACGGCGGCCAGCCGGCGGCGGTGAAGTTCCGGTTGACGGTCATTGTCATCGACTTCGCCATCATCGCCTTCTTCCTGGCGGCGCCGATCCTGAAGAACATGGGCTGGGCCTTCTATGTGCTCGACTATCTGATCGCCGCCCTGCTGGCGGTCGATCTGGCGGCGCGGGCCTACGCCTATTCCGACATCAAGGACTGGCTGAAACGGCCGATCGTCTGGCTGGACCTGTTTATTCTGGCGACCCTGCTGTTCCCGGCCTGGCTGTTCAACCTCGGCTTCCTGCGTATGCTGCGGCTGTGGACCCTGCTGAACTCCGACTTCTTCTGGCGGACGGTCGGCGCGCGGTTCGACGACACCCGGGTCGAGGGGATCGTGCGCGCGCTTTCGGGCCTGGTGACCTTCGTCTTCGTCGTGACCGGCTTCGTCTATGCGACCTTCCGGGGGCATGACGGGATCAGCGGCTATATCGACGCCCTCTATTTCACCGTGGCGACCCTGACGACGACCGGGTTCGGCGACGTCACCCTGCCGGGGCCGCTGGGCAAGCTTCTGTCCATCGCCATCATGCTGGTGGGGATCACCCTGTTCCTGCGTCTGGCCCAGGCCCTGATCAAGCCGCACAAGGTTCGTTTCCCTTGCGACCGATGCGGCCTTCAGACCCATGACCCGGACGCCGTCCACTGCAAGGCCTGCGGAAATCTGATCTGCATCCCGGACGAGGGCTGA
- the dapF gene encoding diaminopimelate epimerase produces the protein MTRPFIKMNGAGNDFIVIDALETPFRPTEDQIRALADRASGEGFDQLIAIEPSETADAFMRVWNADGSMVETCGNALRCVGWLLMEAGGGDRVTIDTAAGPTTATRAGDRRVTVDMGRPRLDWTQVPLAEEMDTRGIELQVGPIDAPLLHTPGAVSMGNPHVVFFTDRQDDGFVTGSGSLVEHHPLFPEGVNVGFAHVLDRDHIRLRVWERGAGLTKACGTGACAAQVAAARRGLTDRKATVVVDGGELVIDWDPATDHVLMTGPVEIERTGALSF, from the coding sequence ATGACCCGTCCTTTCATCAAGATGAACGGCGCCGGCAATGACTTCATCGTCATCGACGCGCTGGAAACGCCGTTTCGTCCGACCGAGGACCAGATCCGCGCCCTGGCCGACCGCGCCTCGGGCGAGGGGTTCGACCAGCTGATCGCCATCGAGCCGTCCGAGACCGCCGACGCCTTCATGCGGGTGTGGAACGCCGACGGCTCCATGGTGGAGACCTGCGGCAACGCCCTGCGCTGCGTCGGCTGGCTGCTGATGGAGGCCGGCGGCGGCGACAGGGTCACGATCGACACCGCAGCCGGCCCCACCACCGCCACACGTGCGGGCGACCGCCGGGTCACGGTGGACATGGGCCGCCCGCGCCTCGACTGGACCCAGGTGCCCTTGGCCGAGGAGATGGACACCCGCGGCATCGAGCTTCAGGTCGGCCCCATCGACGCCCCCCTGCTGCACACGCCCGGCGCCGTTTCGATGGGCAATCCGCACGTCGTCTTCTTCACCGACCGCCAGGACGACGGCTTCGTCACCGGCTCCGGCTCCCTGGTCGAACATCATCCCCTGTTTCCCGAGGGCGTGAACGTCGGTTTCGCTCATGTGCTGGACCGCGACCACATCCGTCTGCGCGTCTGGGAGCGGGGCGCCGGCCTGACCAAGGCCTGCGGCACCGGCGCCTGCGCGGCCCAGGTCGCGGCGGCCCGGCGAGGCCTGACGGATCGCAAGGCCACCGTCGTCGTCGACGGCGGCGAACTGGTGATCGACTGGGACCCGGCGACCGACCATGTCCTGATGACCGGCCCTGTCGAGATCGAACGCACGGGCGCGCTGTCCTTCTAG